From a single Cherax quadricarinatus isolate ZL_2023a chromosome 9, ASM3850222v1, whole genome shotgun sequence genomic region:
- the LOC138852452 gene encoding zinc finger protein 300-like: protein MSSEKVEELAYAFDIDTTIESFDKIDNITLSDLISFYGVDIEEAQFEELHVKKHKKFACILCEKTFSTKYRLKIHTRSTHTKEKSYQCQKCQKCFSAKEYLVQHEKIHTGEKPYQCLTCQKCFSVKDYLVQHEKRHNIIIKKFACTLCEKTFPTKQRLEIHTRTTHTKEKPHQCQKCQKCFSAKEYLVKHEKIHTGEKPYQCKTCQKCFVHHNCLVQHEKRHHDKKFACTLCEKTFFEKYKLKMHTRITHTKEKPYQCQKCQKCFSAKEYLVQHEKIHNKKFDCTLCEKTFPTKQRLEIHTRTTHTKEKPYQCQKCQKCFSAKKYLVQHEKRHNIINKKFTCTLCGKTLFEEYRLKIHTRKRNHISVRNVRNVLV from the exons ATGTCCTCTGAAAAAGTGGAAGAATTAGCGTATGCATTTGATATAGATACTACAATCGAATCCTTTGATAAGATAGATAACATTACTCTTTCTGATTTGATATCTTTTTACGGTGTAGATATTGAAGAAGCACAATTTGAAGAACTTCATGTGAAGAAACATAAGAAATTTGCTTGTATATTATGCGAAAAAACATTTTCTACAAAATATAGGTTGAAAATACATACTAGATCAACTCATACGAAAGAGAAAtcatatcagtgtcagaaatgtcagaaatgttttagtgccaaggaatatttagtacaacatgaaaagatacatacgggagagaaaccatatcaatgtctgacatgtcagaaatgttttagtgtcaAGGATtatttagtacaacatgaaaagagacataatattattattaagaagTTTGCTTGTACATTATGCGAAAAGACATTTCCTACAAAACAGAGGTTGGAAATACATACTAGAACAACTCATACGAAAGAGAAACCAcatcagtgtcagaaatgtcagaaatgttttagtgctaaggaatatttagtaaaacatgaaaagatacatacgggagagaaaccatatcaatgtaAGACATGTCAGAAATGTTTTGTTCATCATAACTGtttagtacaacatgaaaagaGACATCATGATAAGAAGTTTGCTTGTACATTATGCGAAAAGACATTTTTTGAGAAATATAAGTTGAAAATGCATACTAGAATAACTCATACgaaagagaaaccatatcagtgtcagaaatgtcagaaatgcTTTAGTGCCAAGGAAtatttagtacaacatgaaaagaTACATAATAAGAAATTTGATTGTACATTATGCGAAAAGACATTTCCTACAAAACAGAG GTTGGAAATACATACTAGAACAACTCATACgaaagagaaaccatatcagtgtcagaaatgtcagaaatgttttagtgccaagaaatatttagtacaacatgaaaagagacataatattattaataagaaaTTTACTTGTACATTATGCGGAAAGACACTTTTTGAGGAATATAGATTGAAAATACATACTAgaaagagaaaccatatcagtgtcagaaatgtcagaaatgttttagtaTAG